A section of the Clostridium felsineum DSM 794 genome encodes:
- a CDS encoding HD-GYP domain-containing protein produces MNKFKVNTIDCDNSYILAEDIYSYNDVKFISKDTPINSYIKSKLLTSGIGKVNVYKKNEAKQKIPKKREYEEFKAEYEENVLKLKDLIVGACNGKKIDQEAIQNMTQNIYDDIVNTDCLIKYAGNIKDKDEYTFYHSMNVAFYGMLIAKWMNLSEEQIKEVISAGLLHDLGKIKIKDSILNKPGRLTDEEFEEMKKHPLYGYETVKDDPTIKDDIKNVILQHHERINGTGYPYGIKADQMGLYSRIISIADVYDAMTSDRVYKKRKPPFRAFEMFGSEGISIFDTDILRVFLSNINVYFIGAEVLLNDGRKGEIVYIPPNNLLQAIVKINNDYIEVSRGSGSYISEVIRMNVP; encoded by the coding sequence TTGAATAAGTTCAAAGTAAATACCATTGATTGCGACAATAGTTATATTCTCGCAGAAGATATATATTCGTACAATGATGTCAAATTTATTAGCAAAGATACACCGATTAATAGTTATATAAAAAGTAAGCTTTTAACTAGTGGTATAGGTAAGGTTAATGTTTATAAAAAAAATGAGGCAAAGCAGAAAATTCCTAAAAAGAGAGAGTACGAGGAATTCAAAGCAGAGTACGAAGAAAACGTATTAAAGCTCAAGGATCTTATTGTAGGGGCTTGTAATGGTAAGAAAATTGATCAAGAAGCAATACAAAATATGACACAAAATATTTATGATGATATTGTTAATACAGATTGCTTAATTAAGTATGCAGGTAATATAAAAGATAAAGACGAGTATACTTTTTATCATAGCATGAATGTAGCTTTCTATGGAATGTTAATAGCTAAGTGGATGAATTTATCTGAAGAGCAAATTAAAGAGGTAATATCTGCAGGACTTCTTCATGATCTTGGAAAAATAAAGATTAAAGATAGCATTTTAAACAAGCCTGGAAGGCTTACTGATGAAGAATTTGAGGAAATGAAGAAACATCCACTTTATGGGTATGAAACAGTTAAGGATGATCCTACTATTAAGGATGATATAAAGAATGTTATATTACAACATCATGAAAGAATAAATGGTACAGGATATCCATATGGAATCAAAGCTGATCAAATGGGATTATATTCTAGAATTATATCAATAGCAGATGTATATGATGCAATGACTTCTGATAGGGTTTATAAAAAGAGAAAACCTCCATTTAGAGCTTTTGAAATGTTTGGTTCTGAAGGTATATCTATTTTTGATACGGACATACTCAGAGTGTTTTTGAGTAACATAAATGTTTATTTTATAGGTGCGGAAGTGCTTCTTAATGACGGAAGAAAAGGGGAAATAGTTTATATACCACCTAATAACCTTCTTCAGGCAATAGTTAAAATAAATAATGATTACATTGAGGTTTCCAGAGGGAGCGGTAGTTATATAAGTGAAGTTATTAGAATGAACGTTCCGTAA
- a CDS encoding AbrB/MazE/SpoVT family DNA-binding domain-containing protein produces the protein MNSIGIVRKVDELGRIVIPKETRSQLNINEGDSLEIFIDEVESHIVLRKYAPGCTFCNSLSDISYFKGVRVCKQCKEELQTTAK, from the coding sequence ATGAATTCAATTGGAATTGTTAGAAAAGTAGATGAACTTGGAAGAATAGTTATACCAAAAGAAACTAGATCTCAGCTCAATATAAACGAAGGAGATTCTCTTGAAATTTTCATCGACGAAGTTGAAAGCCATATAGTTCTAAGAAAATATGCACCAGGATGCACTTTCTGTAATTCTTTAAGTGATATAAGCTACTTTAAGGGCGTACGTGTATGTAAGCAATGCAAAGAAGAACTTCAAACCACAGCAAAATAA
- the ilvB gene encoding biosynthetic-type acetolactate synthase large subunit, which translates to MKLSGAEIIIKLLEKEGIEVIAGIPGGSSLPMYNALSKSSIKHILARHEQGAGFISQGIARTTGKAAVCFATSGPGVTNLLTAIADAKLDSVPIIVITGQVPYKSMGTDAFQEVDTYGLTVPITKHNFLVRSVEELTYIIPKAFEIAETGRPGPVVIDVPKDIQNEIIEIEISENIDNKDKAINIDIYEIEKIAHAVNKAKKPLFIIGGGVTNSDSGYLVRDISQKNDIPVAATLMGLGNYPSESSLFIGMLGMHGEVATNLIVNEADLVLAFGIRFDDRATGDIKKFCPNATIVHVDIDSAEIDKLKKSKYSIAGDVKEVLLKLKPFIKVNKREAWKKEIKEIKTKHLMPGVTLSDDINNPINLIKVLNGLLDDDTIITTDVGQHQMWVAQHYNFRRPRKFITSGGLGTMGFGLPAAIGAAVANPDKKVVCISGDGSFMMNLQELSTLQELNLNVTVIILNNGCLGLVRQQQELFYEGRYIACKFKSKQDFSLIAAGFGIKSYCLKNEKDPICTLKKALLNKEPCVIDVLINENENVLPMVPPGGGNCEMVGGK; encoded by the coding sequence ATGAAATTAAGTGGGGCAGAAATTATAATTAAGTTATTAGAAAAGGAGGGAATAGAGGTTATTGCTGGAATACCAGGAGGTTCAAGCCTTCCAATGTATAATGCACTTAGTAAGAGCAGTATAAAGCATATTCTCGCAAGACATGAGCAAGGTGCAGGATTTATAAGTCAAGGTATAGCAAGGACAACAGGGAAAGCAGCAGTATGTTTTGCAACGTCAGGTCCAGGAGTTACTAATTTATTAACAGCAATTGCAGATGCTAAATTAGATTCAGTACCAATAATAGTTATAACTGGCCAAGTTCCATATAAATCAATGGGAACAGATGCATTTCAGGAAGTAGATACCTATGGTCTTACAGTACCAATAACTAAGCACAATTTTCTCGTAAGATCAGTAGAAGAATTGACTTATATAATTCCAAAAGCATTTGAAATAGCGGAGACAGGGAGGCCAGGACCTGTGGTTATAGATGTGCCTAAGGACATACAGAATGAAATAATAGAAATTGAAATTTCAGAAAATATAGACAATAAAGATAAAGCGATAAATATTGATATATATGAAATTGAAAAAATTGCTCATGCTGTAAATAAAGCTAAAAAACCGTTGTTTATCATAGGGGGTGGTGTTACAAATTCGGATTCAGGTTATTTGGTTAGAGACATTTCACAGAAAAATGATATTCCAGTAGCAGCTACCCTTATGGGATTAGGCAATTATCCAAGTGAAAGTAGTTTGTTTATTGGAATGCTTGGGATGCATGGAGAAGTTGCAACTAACCTCATAGTAAATGAAGCAGATTTGGTTTTAGCATTTGGTATAAGATTTGATGATAGAGCTACTGGAGATATAAAAAAGTTTTGTCCTAATGCAACTATTGTTCATGTAGATATAGATTCTGCAGAAATAGACAAATTAAAGAAGAGTAAGTATTCTATTGCAGGAGATGTAAAAGAGGTTCTATTAAAGTTAAAACCATTTATAAAGGTAAATAAACGTGAAGCTTGGAAGAAAGAAATAAAAGAAATAAAGACAAAACATTTAATGCCAGGGGTAACCTTAAGTGATGATATAAATAATCCTATTAATTTAATTAAAGTACTTAATGGTTTGCTTGATGATGATACCATAATAACTACAGATGTAGGTCAACATCAAATGTGGGTAGCTCAGCATTATAATTTTAGAAGACCAAGAAAATTTATTACCTCTGGGGGTCTTGGTACTATGGGATTTGGGCTACCAGCAGCTATAGGAGCAGCAGTTGCAAATCCGGATAAAAAGGTTGTATGCATAAGTGGAGATGGGTCTTTTATGATGAACTTGCAGGAGCTTTCAACACTTCAAGAATTAAATTTAAATGTTACAGTTATTATATTAAATAATGGATGTTTAGGACTTGTAAGGCAGCAGCAGGAACTTTTTTATGAAGGCAGATATATTGCATGTAAGTTTAAGAGTAAGCAAGATTTCTCACTTATAGCGGCTGGGTTTGGAATTAAAAGTTATTGTTTAAAAAATGAAAAAGATCCCATATGTACATTAAAGAAGGCTTTGCTTAATAAGGAACCTTGCGTTATAGATGTACTTATTAATGAAAATGAAAATGTTTTGCCTATGGTGCCACCAGGAGGTGGAAATTGTGAAATGGTAGGAGGTAAATAG
- the ilvN gene encoding acetolactate synthase small subunit gives MENTKHVIVELLVRNHPGVMSHITGLFARRAFNLEGILCSRIDVGEKSRMYLLVQRDDNLDQITKQLEKLYDVVNVNVYEEYNENVFDEVQKLIFLQ, from the coding sequence ATGGAAAATACAAAACATGTTATTGTTGAGTTACTTGTAAGAAATCACCCTGGGGTTATGTCACATATTACAGGCTTATTTGCTAGAAGAGCATTTAATTTGGAGGGCATATTGTGTTCTAGAATAGATGTGGGGGAAAAAAGCCGTATGTATCTTCTTGTTCAAAGAGATGATAATCTGGATCAAATTACTAAACAGCTTGAAAAGTTGTATGATGTTGTCAATGTTAATGTGTATGAAGAATATAATGAGAATGTGTTTGATGAAGTACAAAAGCTTATATTTTTACAATAA
- a CDS encoding GNAT family N-acetyltransferase — translation MIIKELNCLSSKLIKDIEKLISDCNKFDGVEHEINLDEGFNFNKYMNWLFVIYEGDIAVSVLSIFAPRKEEGEISACTLPSYREKGYFKKLYTRAIEELRKYNIPKKLFICPKESKTGKAVIKKNNGIYKFAEYTMKFNKNEFVRLSKYTSKLIEININELDKISKVASVIYNESLEEARSTMKNAIEAKERIQFKLMFQKNDIGMVAVHFYNNKVSIFSVGILPEYRGFGLGREMMCMVLEYLVKNNYGQIFLEVNSDNNIAFKLYKSLGFEVTTEIDYYEK, via the coding sequence TTGATAATTAAAGAATTAAATTGTTTAAGTAGTAAATTAATCAAAGATATAGAGAAGTTGATTAGTGATTGTAATAAATTTGATGGAGTAGAGCATGAAATTAATTTAGATGAAGGTTTTAATTTTAATAAGTATATGAATTGGTTATTTGTTATTTATGAAGGAGATATAGCTGTAAGTGTTTTAAGTATATTTGCACCAAGAAAAGAAGAAGGAGAAATATCTGCTTGTACATTACCTAGTTATAGAGAAAAGGGATATTTCAAAAAGCTTTACACTAGGGCAATAGAAGAATTAAGAAAATATAACATACCCAAGAAGTTGTTTATATGTCCTAAAGAATCTAAAACAGGTAAAGCGGTAATTAAGAAAAATAATGGTATATACAAATTTGCAGAATATACAATGAAATTTAATAAAAATGAATTTGTAAGGTTAAGTAAATATACATCAAAATTGATTGAAATAAATATTAATGAACTTGATAAAATATCTAAAGTAGCATCAGTTATATATAATGAATCATTAGAAGAAGCTAGATCAACTATGAAAAATGCAATAGAGGCTAAAGAAAGAATTCAGTTTAAATTAATGTTTCAAAAAAACGATATTGGAATGGTAGCAGTACATTTTTATAATAATAAAGTATCAATCTTTTCTGTTGGAATATTACCTGAATATAGAGGATTTGGATTAGGTAGAGAAATGATGTGTATGGTTTTAGAATATCTGGTTAAAAATAATTATGGGCAGATATTTCTTGAAGTGAACAGTGATAACAATATAGCATTTAAACTATACAAAAGTTTAGGTTTTGAAGTTACAACAGAAATAGATTATTATGAAAAGTAA